Proteins encoded by one window of Aspergillus chevalieri M1 DNA, chromosome 6, nearly complete sequence:
- a CDS encoding PLP-dependent cysteine synthase family protein (COG:E;~EggNog:ENOG410PVP2;~InterPro:IPR036052,IPR001926;~PFAM:PF00291), which translates to MTVTAPPPVANALQVIGNTPVIHLRRLVPENHADVYLKLESINPTGSYKDRMAKSMIEEAERRGDLKPGMTVVEATGGSTGSSLAYICAIKGYRFRVVSSNAFATEKLRTMTAFGAELEIVHSPTGTITSDLVPSMAKRAREIAGNGNCYLTNQFSNRDSFVGYEGIGHELVQQFPEGIDAFCGAVGTGGMVMGASRVLKSQRHETRTIVLEPASSPILTEGYTGSHGVEGVGLGFIPPHLEKSLYDEARAISEEEGRQICRRLAREEGLLVGTSTGLNVAGALALAKELGPGKTVVTVAVDTGLKYLNGTLFTE; encoded by the coding sequence ATGACGGTGACCGCACCCCCTCCGGTAGCCAACGCCCTCCAAGTCATCGGTAACACCCCCGTCATCCATCTCCGCCGTCTCGTCCCCGAAAACCACGCCGATGTCTACCTCAAGCTCGAATCCATCAACCCCACCGGCTCCTACAAGGACCGGATGGCCAAATCTATGATCGAGGAAGCCGAGCGCCGTGGCGATCTAAAACCCGGTATGACCGTCGTCGAAGCCACAGGCGGCAGCACTGGTTCCTCCCTTGCGTATATTTGCGCGATCAAAGGGTATCGGTTCCGAGTTGTGTCGTCCAATGCGTTTGCGACGGAGAAATTGCGGACGATGACTGCGTTCGGGGCGGAGCTCGAGATTGTCCATAGTCCGACTGGTACTATTACCAGTGACTTGGTCCCGTCCATGGCGAAACGGGCGCGGGAGATTGCGGGGAATGGAAACTGTTACTTGACGAACCAGTTCAGTAACCGGGATTCTTTCGTTGGGTACGAGGGTATTGGCCATGAGCTCGTGCAACAGTTCCCGGAGGGAATCGATGCTTTTTGCGGTGCTGTCGGCACCGGCGGGATGGTGATGGGAGCTTCTCGCGTTTTGAAATCCCAGAGGCACGAGACACGAACAATTGTGCTCGAGCCGGCGTCTTCACCGATACTAACGGAAGGCTATACCGGATCTCATGGTGTGGAGGGCGTTGGGCTTGGGTTTATCCCACCACATCTGGAGAAGAGTCTTTACGATGAAGCCCGAGCGATTTCTGAAGAAGAGGGTCGTCAGATATGTCGCCGTCTGGCTCGCGAGGAAGGCCTGCTTGTTGGAACTTCCACGGGTCTGAATGTCGCCGGCGCATTGGCCCTGGCTAAAGAGTTGGGACCCGGAAAGACTGTTGTTACGGTGGCGGTTGACACAGGGCTCAAGTACTTGAATGGTACTTTGTTTACAGAGTGA
- a CDS encoding PhzF family phenazine biosynthesis protein (COG:S;~EggNog:ENOG410PQ7A;~InterPro:IPR003719;~PFAM:PF02567;~go_function: GO:0003824 - catalytic activity [Evidence IEA];~go_process: GO:0009058 - biosynthetic process [Evidence IEA]), whose amino-acid sequence MTGEKASYVTIDVFTSQRLKGNQLAVVDITNKSLTHQRKQQIAREFNFSESVFLTHGGPGRNPRAEIFTPVNEMEFAGHPVIGTGHVLFQGLLGSYGAGQSMALDTKAGPVTIEYDPAVKLVSAGIPHNVHVHEKQAALSALVATQKSLADVSGLDCTYPIVSMVKGVTYVLSDFTKQPDAFANLAPGPSPTIALDDEWSPSFVGVMYYRTLQSHIENETTIWDLRVRMIAIDLEDPACGSGSCALGAYLALQSGQQSRKHRFNINQGSEIGRDSQIVVNIELNESRDKVESMQLAGPAALVTQGKIFLN is encoded by the exons ATGACGGGAGAAAAGGCTTCATACG TCACCATCGATGTATTCACATCGCAACG TCTCAAGGGAAACCAACTCGCCGTGGTCGACATCACCAATAAATCCCTAACCCACCAGCGCAAGCAACAAATTGCCCGCGAGTTCAATTTCTCCGAAAGCGTTTTCCTGACTCATGGCGGTCCGGGACGAAACCCGCGCGCCGAGATCTTCACGCCCGTGAATGAGATGGAATTCGCCGGTCATCCCGTTATTGGGACAGGGCATGTCTTGTTCCAAGGCTTGTTGGGTTCGTATGGCGCGGGCCAGAGTATGGCGTTAGACACCAAGGCGGGGCCGGTTACGATTGAGTATGATCCAGCTGTGAAGCTCGTCTCGGCCGGGATTCCGCATAATGTGCATGTTCATGAGAAGCAAGCCGCTCTTTCTGCTCTTGTGGCGACACAGAAGAGCCTGGCTGATGTGTCGGGTCTCGACTGCACATACCCCATCGTATCTATGGTGAAGGGAGTCACCTATGTGCTGAGCGATTTTACAAAGCAACCTGATGCGTTTGCTAATTTGGCACCGGGACCAAGCCCGACTATTGCCTTGGACGATGAGTGGAGTCCTTCGTTCGTTGGAGTCATGTATTATCGGACTCTGCAGTCTCACATTGAGAACGAAACAACTATCTGGGACCTCCGTGTGCGCATGATTGCCATCGATCTGGAGGATCCGGCGTGTGGAAGTGGATCGTGTGCCTTGGGCGCGTATCTCGCCTTACAATCTGGACAGCAGAGCCGCAAGCACCGATTCAATATCAACCAAGGGTCGGAAATCGGACGAGATAGCCAGATCGTCGTCAACATCGAGCTGAATGAGTCACGAGACAAGGTGGAGAGTATGCAGCTCGCTGGTCCGGCGGCTTTGGTGACTCAAGGCAAGATCTTCTTAAATTAG
- a CDS encoding uncharacterized protein (COG:S;~EggNog:ENOG410PY5H;~InterPro:IPR016191;~SECRETED:SignalP(1-20);~go_function: GO:0003723 - RNA binding [Evidence IEA];~go_function: GO:0004540 - ribonuclease activity [Evidence IEA]), giving the protein MHLIQAFFYVALLVATPIFAAPAGKSAPTAPSTVTCKPTTNASSTKTFKVSVSRAKDEMTKAGLNTGKSGDPHVYGNTDKIKWGVGACDKAGAHLLEYPVFWEGQKANWEKNEYTALQAKTPIRVVYANANGAAVYCGVMTHAKVTKEFKGEDYFVKCE; this is encoded by the exons ATGCATCTTATCCAAGCATTCTTCTACGTCGCCCTTCTCGTCGCAACTCCCATCTTCGCTGCCCCCGCCGGCAAATCAGCTCCCACCGCTCCT TCAACCGTAACTTGCAAACCCACCACCAACGCCTCCTCCACGAAAACCTTCAAAGTCAGCGTCTCGCGCGCCAAAGACGAGATGACAAAAGCCGGCCTCAACACCGGCAAGTCCGGCGACCCAcacgtctacggcaacacAGACAAGATAAAATGGGGCGTTGGCGCATGTGACAAGGCCGGAGCGCATTTGCTCGAGTATCCTGTGTTTTGGGAGGGGCAGAAGGCGAATTGGGAGAAGAATGAGTATACGGCATTGCAGGCGAAGACGCCGATTCGGGTTGTTTACGCGAATGCGAATGGGGCGGCGGTTTACTGTGGAGTTATGACACATGCGAAGGTGACGAAGGAGTTTAAGGGGGAGGATTACTTTGTTAAGTGTGAGTGA
- a CDS encoding uncharacterized protein (COG:S;~EggNog:ENOG410PXX7;~InterPro:IPR022085;~PFAM:PF12311), protein MDPEYSEEYDQKPLLFKLFEDWDTEEVIQGKKRLEALVNGDVNPRDAAIEFNTVIVQEAYRRKEELLKRPDPRNLTPEEEEHGIPSMRAIAPNPSGDLEELIQWIARLCSAFPPYHPGQDRIIKFLEVLRDLPRREVPDGVPPEDGSEEPYPTMTFWEFESWGWLAEIFRVEESACQPPLRWRNWQSSIARLATLNLIKCDFLCSLEHLLPSSREYPDLVKRPIDGPNKIGNYLIGAAQWIIYPDEGRYVYEQCKECEKVPGLSPREMWSMERWREWKAQFGFVAGDERFQGKFREVARLAFEKMGEYERC, encoded by the exons ATGGATCCCGAATACTCCGAAGAATACGACCAGAAACCCCTCCTGTTCAAACTATTCGAAGACTGGGACACTGAAGAAGTAATCCAAGGCAAGAAAAGACTTGAAGCGCTGGTCAACGGCGATGTGAACCCCCGCGACGCAGCTATAGAATTCAACACGGTCATCGTGCAAGAAGCCTACCGGAGAAAGGAAGAGCTTCTGAAACGCCCAGATCCTCGAAATCTCACCccggaagaagaggagcatGGCATTCCGAGCATGCGTGCGATCGCACCGAATCCAAGCGGGGATCTTGAAGAGCTTATCCAGTGGATTGCGCGGTTGTGCTCTGCTTTTCCGCCATACCATCCGGGGCAGGATCGAATtattaagtttctagaggtGCTGCGCGACCTGCCGAGGCGGGAGGTACCAGATGGTGTTCCACCGGAGGATGGTTCGGAAGAGCCCTATCCTACGATGACGTTCTGGGAGTTTGAGAGTTGGGGGTGGTTAGCGGAGATTTTCCGTGTTGAGGAATCAG CATGCCAGCCGCCCCTCCGCTGGCGCAACTGGCAAAGCAGCATCGCCCGCCTAGCAACCCTCAACCTAATCAAGTGCGACTTCCTCTGCTCCCTAGAACATCTCCTCCCCTCCAGCCGTGAATACCCCGACCTCGTCAAGCGCCCCATCGACGGGCCCAACAAAATCGGGAACTACCTCATCGGCGCTGCCCAGTGGATTATATACCCGGATGAGGGCCGGTATGTCTACGAACAGTGTAAGGAGTGTGAAAAGGTCCCTGGGTTGAGTCCGCGGGAGATGTGGAGTATGGAGCGGTGGAGAGAGTGGAAGGCGCAGTTTGGGTTTGTTGCTGGGGACGAGAGGTTTCAGGGGAAGTTTCGGGAGGTGGCGAGGTTGGCGTTTGAGAAGATGGGGGAGTATGAGCGTTGTTAG
- a CDS encoding uncharacterized protein (COG:M;~EggNog:ENOG410PXPX;~InterPro:IPR002110,IPR020683,IPR036770;~PFAM:PF12796;~go_function: GO:0005515 - protein binding [Evidence IEA]) encodes MLDNGAYPLRCHDGEHTAMSLAVMNGHASIIELFLERNIPLPKTDFLDPDYDALTAAVHEGHAPVVRLIIKHRKLPASWNFEFLLADAAGDGYIAVVEELMRLWEMEHSPDQLPLPSLAVALARALCSAAGADEIEMVHCLLRLGANPNAVPHTRDTPLLAAITYGHSDMLWYLLTHGADVAQLPVEQRCSLFSKAATDERDAKLILENIDYRKFAMNSRKEHAYLLYAAIACESEKHVRELLQHGLPDDSDFIVLRYGQFSLRCGPLEVAAKAGNEKIATLLLDKGASCNPRDMIPSRDPLRLAILEGRENIVKLLLDRGSDPNYIERLGATVSLPLVLAIEHESIFKLLLERGADPMHPVYFDYTSSTVALQVIISGKMALAQTLLDYDVPIEIPDPLHHEQERTGLLHYAIEGGADMMKFLVRKGFLDLPIDENEREEAVIYALDRKQASSFNYLMEQGFNMPINEVPKALEKLAGYTQTIGYGSLHSQANAMFNTLLNRGANINATDDPGYSALWYSIHFRHIKTLEYLLSKGADPLTLNRGGETPLSLAVQWMEGFELLMRSIDISSVPPDQLRYRIERCLDVAVGFKQWEAVKRLERLLIKIDRLEDLVFLSCI; translated from the coding sequence ATGCTCGATAACGGGGCATACCCTTTGCGATGTCATGATGGAGAGCATACGGCCATGTCGCTTGCTGTGATGAATGGACATGCTTCGATCATAGAGCTGTTCCTGGAAAGAAACATACCTCTACCTAAAACGGACTTCCTCGACCCTGACTATGACGCGCTGACGGCAGCGGTGCACGAGGGCCATGCACCTGTCGTCCGGTTGATTATTAAACATCGAAAACTCCCGGCTTCTTGGAACTTCGAGTTTCTGTTGGCTGATGCAGCGGGGGATGGCTATATTGCTGTCGTCGAAGAACTCATGAGATTATGGGAAATGGAACATTCCCCTGACCAGCTTCCCCTGCCTTCATTGGCAGTCGCACTGGCCAGGGCATTGTGTAGCGCAGCGGGTGCGGATGAGATAGAAATGGTTCATTGTCTGCTCCGACTTGGAGCCAACCCGAATGCAGTTCCTCATACACGGGATACCCCGTTACTTGCCGCCATAACCTATGGTCATTCTGACATGCTCTGGTACTTGCTTACCCATGGCGCAGATGTGGCTCAGTTACCAGTTGAACAGAGATGCAGTCTTTTCTCTAAAGCCGCCACCGACGAGCGTGACGCGAAGCTCATTTTGGAGAACATCGATTATAGAAAGTTTGCAATGAACAGTAGAAAGGAACATGCATATTTGCTTTATGCCGCTATTGCATGCGAGTCTGAAAAACATGTGCGAGAACTTCTGCAACACGGCTTGCCTGATGACAGTGACTTTATAGTCCTTCGTTATGGCCAATTTTCCCTACGCTGTGGACCGCTTGAAGTGGCTGCAAAGGCGGGCAACGAGAAAATTGCCACCCTACTATTAGACAAAGGGGCTTCTTGCAACCCTCGAGACATGATCCCATCCAGAGACCCACTCCGCTTAGCCATCCTCGAAGGACGTGAGAATATAGTCAAGTTACTACTCGATCGCGGTTCTGACCCAAATTACATTGAACGTCTCGGTGCTACTGTTTCTTTGCCGCTAGTCCTAGCCATCGAACACGAATCTATCTTTAAACTACTGCTTGAGCGAGGAGCTGACCCCATGCACCCAGTTTACTTTGACTACACCAGTAGCACTGTGGCGCTACAGGTGATTATTTCTGGGAAAATGGCCTTGGCCCAGACATTGTTGGATTATGATGTGCCAATTGAAATTCCTGACCCATTGCACCATGAACAGGAGAGGACCGGTCTTTTGCACTACGCGATAGAAGGAGGGGCAGATATGATGAAATTCCTTGTTCGGAAGGGCTTTCTGGATCTCCCTATTGATGAGAACGAGAGAGAGGAAGCCGTCATATATGCATTAGACAGAAAGCAGGCCTCCTCTTTCAACTACCTCATGGAGCAAGGTTTCAACATGCCTATTAACGAGGTCCCAAAAGCACTTGAGAAACTTGCTGGCTATACGCAGACAATAGGCTACGGTTCCTTGCATTCTCAGGCCAACGCGATGTTCAACACACTGTTAAACCGTGGTGCAAATATCAATGCCACGGACGACCCTGGATACTCGGCTCTCTGGTATAGTATCCACTTTCGCCATATCAAAACCCTGGAATACCTCCTGAGTAAAGGCGCGGATCCGCTTACTTTAAACAGGGGCGGGGAAACGCCATTGTCTCTCGCAGTGCAGTGGATGGAGGGATTTGAGCTCCTGATGCGATCAATTGACATATCCTCCGTGCCGCCGGATCAGTTGCGCTATAGGATAGAGAGATGTCTTGATGTAGCTGTTGGGTTTAAGCAGTGGGAGGCCGTGAAGAGGCTGGAGCGGCTTCTAATCAAGATTGATAGACTGGAGGACTTAGTATTCCTATCCTGTATATAG
- a CDS encoding ankyrin repeat domain-containing protein (COG:S;~EggNog:ENOG410PXIY;~InterPro:IPR002110,IPR036770,IPR020683;~PFAM:PF12796,PF00023,PF13637;~go_function: GO:0005515 - protein binding [Evidence IEA]), with the protein MRFVNLPSEVLLHITDFLEYSWNVSALSQTNCYLYTALNHYMYQHNVRHFDSSLFAWAMENGSEIVARKMLDAGASPTKECTWDHFDLINAAAAEGHTEIVRLFLERDLLPVDRRRNLLMTAAIFGSDSVVHLLLNHGVSITSNTAKELLCERQACGLGVTKILVDKLWDEYPRNETIDVLSWELEQRVEAGSGCLETIQYLLQLGISPNATSPDKPGPLSLAAERGHLDIVRCLVDSGADTGRALETSRRNPIYKAISGKHIDVARFLFQRSGLDALTPKTEGEAALLLWVAAALGSVSHFWRAVQIELPRQERLLHLMYHHYDLPAPLEVAARMGHGTMVGLLLEFLQFNGGKYMNMRQQEHALFAAISEGHEPIVKLLLDHGADPNVMDSSNSTPLSVAIEHEDIFRLLLERWADATRTPVSENENFFAVNITAVLVRLGKTTFIDHVLSSPEDSQAHVLPLDNFHLLNRALIGGPAMLKYLVSKGLLQLPFDEHDRQRAVNYTLDNYLPGSLNLLLDAGFTLPPGVARDALKLAPSNDKNALETIDVLLKYGVDINSRSPDGSTVLGYWLQKPVRDAVFLVSRGADPLLVDRDELLLATAARALPVQDLKPVLQSIDVRSVPRDELRQKIARSLFVAEGAQKWDHVKVLERFQVENNLLAS; encoded by the coding sequence ATGCGCTTCGTTAATCTCCCTAGTGAAGTCCTTCTTCACATCACCGACTTCTTGGAATATTCTTGGAATGTCAGCGCCCTCTCCCAGACGAACTGCTACCTATATACCGCATTGAATCACTATATGTACCAACACAACGTCCGCCACTTTGATAGCTCACTGTTTGCGTGGGCAATGGAAAATGGATCCGAGATTGTCGCACGAAAGATGCTAGATGCAGGCGCTTCTCCGACAAAAGAATGCACGTGGGATCATTTTGATTTGATTAACGCTGCAGCTGCAGAGGGTCATACTGAAATTGTTCGCTTATTTCTGGAGAGAGACCTACTACCTGTTGATCGTCGCCGCAACCTACTGATGACGGCGGCAATTTTTGGCAGTGATTCCGTTGTACACCTCCTTCTCAATCATGGTGTGTCGATAACCTCTAACACAGCTAAAGAGCTGCTTTGTGAAAGGCAGGCATGTGGCCTCGGTGTGACGAAAATACTGGTGGATAAGCTGTGGGACGAGTATCCAAGAAATGAAACAATCGATGTGCTATCGTGGGAATTGGAACAAAGGGTGGAGGCTGGATCCGGCTGCTTGGAAACAATTCAATACCTGCTCCAGCTTGGGATCAGCCCGAATGCAACTAGTCCCGACAAGCCTGGTCCGCTTTCCCTGGCCGCCGAGCGTGGTCACCTTGACATCGTGCGCTGCTTGGTTGACTCTGGAGCGGATACAGGACGAGCATTAGAAACTTCGCGGCGTAACCCAATCTACAAAGCAATTAGCGGAAAGCACATCGACGTCGCTAGATTTCTATTCCAACGCTCAGGACTCGACGCGCTCACGCCCAAGACTGAAGGGGAGGCAGCCTTGCTTTTGTGGGTTGCTGCCGCTTTAGGCTCTGTATCTCATTTCTGGCGGGCCGTGCAAATCGAATTACCAAGGCAGGAGCGCCTGTTACATCTTATGTACCATCATTACGATTTACCCGCGCCCCTGGAAGTGGCAGCAAGAATGGGGCATGGGACGATGGTTGGCCTATTGTTGGAGTTCCTTCAGTTCAACGGAGGAAAATACATGAATATGAGACAGCAGGAACATGCACTTTTTGCAGCGATTAGTGAAGGGCATGAGCCGATTGTCAAACTATTGCTTGACCACGGTGCTGATCCCAACGTCATGGATTCTTCAAATTCGACACCGCTGTCAGTCGCCATCGAGCATGAGGATATATTCAGGTTGCTTCTTGAGCGATGGGCCGATGCCACCAGGACCCCAGTTTCTGAGAATGAGAATTTTTTTGCTGTCAATATAACGGCAGTTTTGGTCCGACTAGGAAAGACAACGTTTATCGATCACGTATTGTCGTCTCCTGAAGATTCTCAGGCTCATGTTCTTCCGCTCGATAACTTCCATCTCCTCAACCGGGCACTCATTGGAGGGCCGGCGATGCTTAAATACCTAGTCTCCAAGGGGTTACTGCAACTCCCGTTTGACGAGCATGACAGACAACGTGCTGTCAACTATACGCTCGATAATTACCTGCCAGGATCTCTTAATCTCCTCTTGGACGCGGGCTTCACCTTACCCCCTGGCGTGGCTCGGGACGCACTAAAGCTGGCCCCAAGCAACGACAAGAATGCCCTGGAAACAATCGATGTGCTGTTGAAATATGGCGTGGATATAAACAGCCGCTCTCCTGATGGATCCACGGTCCTTGGGTACTGGCTTCAAAAACCAGTCAGAGATGCCGTATTCCTCGTAAGCAGAGGCGCAGATCCGCTACTCGTGGACCGTGATGAGCTGCTGCTAGCTACCGCAGCACGCGCGCTACCAGTGCAGGACTTGAAACCCGTGTTGCAGTCAATAGATGTCCGTTCTGTGCCGCGCGATGAATTGCGCCAGAAGATTGCTAGATCTCTATTCGTTGCGGAGGGAGCTCAGAAGTGGGATCATGTCAAAGTACTTGAGCGCTTCCAGGTTGAGAATAACCTATTGGCGAGCTAA
- a CDS encoding sugar porter family MFS transporter (COG:G;~EggNog:ENOG410PVSU;~InterPro:IPR005829,IPR005828,IPR003663,IPR036259, IPR020846;~PFAM:PF00083,PF07690;~SECRETED:SignalP(1-24);~TransMembrane:10 (i12-30o50-72i79-99o136-155i167-188o296-319i326-348o354-373i394-414o420-441i);~go_component: GO:0016020 - membrane [Evidence IEA];~go_component: GO:0016021 - integral component of membrane [Evidence IEA];~go_function: GO:0022857 - transmembrane transporter activity [Evidence IEA];~go_process: GO:0055085 - transmembrane transport [Evidence IEA]), translating to MHLWKHKFRGKTLQVAMTMASCQAFLLLGFDQGANNRFGRDFNNPDTAMQGNITALYDIGCVVGSIACYFIGERYGRRAMLMTGGAIMVIGTAILASSYTVAQLIAGRIITGVGNGMNSSTAPVYQSECAPASTRGALLTLQGTVTILGVVIAYWMDYGTSFTESSFQWRFPLAFQAVFAVCLILQVIGLPETPRWLVQHDRHEEARQVLAAIENKPLDDAEISKSVLDIQTALEEERKDGPFRFIELFSWGETQNLRRMLITITIELGQQFTGSNMINYYAPVMFQTTMGLGRNLSMILGGCVQCTYLVGSFIPVFLMDRFGRRTLLIVCSAGLCLCFVMVSILLSLGQMNAAYGATAFIFLFQIFYGAGWLPVPWFYPAEINTTRVRTRMQAIASGWNWMAVFAVVKITPIAFDNIGWRTFVIFAVLNAAFIPMVYLFYPETKGLELEDIPLLFVKGGFTGGVFSSKGGRTVEPRQHAHNVQVDSKLEGMLQQVEDTGQV from the exons ATGCATCTCTGGAAGCACAAGTTTCGTGGCAAGACCTTGCAGGTCGCCATGACTATGGCGTCCTGCCAGGCTTTCCTTTTGCTTGGATTTGATCAGG GAGCGAACAACCGGTTCGGACGCGATTTCAACAACCCGGATACAGCAATGCAGGGTAATATCACAGCGCTGTACGATATTGGTTGCGTGGTCGGGTCGATTGCTTGTTACTTCATCGGTGAGCGATACGGTCGACGGGCGATGTTGATGACTGGTGGGGCCATTATGGTTATCGGGACAGCTATTCTGGCTTCGTCGTATACGGTTGCGCAGTTGATTGCTGGACGGATAATTACGGGTgttgggaatgggatgaACTCGTCGACGGCGCCGGTATATCAGAGTGAATGTGCACCGGCGTCGACGCGAGGTGCACTGTTGACCTTGCAGGGCACGGTTACCATCCTAGGCGTGGTTATCGCATACTG GATGGACTACGGCACCAGTTTCACCGAATCCTCCTTCCAATGGCGATTCCCCCTTGCCTTCCAAGCCGTGTTCGCCGTCTGCCTCATCCTCCAGGTCATCGGCCTCCCCGAAACGCCTCGCTGGCTGGTCCAGCATGACCGTCACGAAGAAGCACGCCAAGTACTCGCCGCCATCGAGAACAAACCCTTGGATGATGCAGAAATAAGCAAATCAGTCCTGGATATCCAGACTGCGCTGGaagaggaaaggaaagaCGGCCCCTTCCGTTTTATCGAACTGTTCTCGTGGGGTGAAACACAGAATCTGCGTCGCATGCTCATTACCATCACCATAGAACTGGGGCAGCAGTTTACCGGCTCCAACATGATCAACTACTACGCGCCCGTCATGTTCCAGACGACGATGGGACTCGGCAGGAATCTCTCGATGATACTGGGAGGATGCGTGCAGTGCACATACCTCGTGGGATCATTCATCCCAGTATTCCTGATGGATCGCTTTGGTCGACGGACGCTTTTGATCGTCTGCTCGGCCGGTCTGTGTCTGTGCTTTGTGATGGTATCGATTCTGCTATCATTGGGCCAGATGAACGCCGCCTATGGAGCCACGGCCTTCATTTTCCTGTTCCAGATCTTCTATGGCGCGGGCTGGCTCCCGGTGCCATGGTTCTATCCGGCAGAAATTAACACCACACGAGTGCGAACCCGAATGCAGGCCATCGCTTCCGGCTGGAACTGGATGGCGGTGTTTGCCGTGGTCAAGATCACTCCAATTGCTTTTG ACAACATCGGATGGCGGACATTTGTTATCTTCGCCGTGCTCAATGCCGCCTTCATCCCGATGGTCTATTTGTTCTATCCAGAGACCAAGGGTCTCGAACTCGAGGATATCCCGCTTCTGTTTGTCAAAGGAGGCTTCACGGGTGGCGTGTTTAGTTCGAAGGGAGGTAGAACGGTCGAACCCCGTCAACATGCGCACAATGTCCAGGTGGACAGTAAGCTGGAGGGGATGTTGCAGCAAGTGGAAGATACGGGGCAGGTATGA
- a CDS encoding uncharacterized protein (COG:S;~EggNog:ENOG410PZF2;~SECRETED:SignalP(1-19)), with protein sequence MNLTKSLAALILHFAVTNAQCGTADACVLTETCSTYTRTTPTTTTFATCVPTPTCLKVYQDCKSGGSGDICCSTYCAATKCRPTDPKWPNCREDLELCKADEECCYNNKCVEGLCRKP encoded by the exons ATGAATCTCACCAAGTCCCTCGCAGCCCTCATACTTCACTTTGCAGTGACCA ACGCCCAATGCGGCACGGCTGATGCCTGTGTCTTGACTGAGACGTGCTCAACTTACACCCGCACCACGCCTACGACAACCACGTTTGCCACCTGCGTGCCCACCCCGACGTGCCTGAAGGTGTACC AGGACTGTAAATCCGGCGGGTCCGGAGATATATGCTGCTCGACTTACTGCGCGGCGACGAAATGTCGACCTACGGATCCCAAGTGGCCAAACTGTAGGGAGGATCTAGAGTTGTGCAAGGCGGATGAGGAGTGCTGCTATAATAACAAATGTGTGGAGGGATTGTGCCGGAAGCCGTAG
- a CDS encoding uncharacterized protein (COG:O;~EggNog:ENOG410PNJQ;~InterPro:IPR001384,IPR024079;~MEROPS:MER0001399;~go_function: GO:0004222 - metalloendopeptidase activity [Evidence IEA];~go_function: GO:0008237 - metallopeptidase activity [Evidence IEA];~go_process: GO:0006508 - proteolysis [Evidence IEA]) — protein sequence MSYSSNEPTIEIDAKEAKTAIVDTVLANTVKLAGAAADTTNSGEAAQSIYYFKITAPEAHESIRSSPRRSQRSWFYQRQHQLLLHRPVAREEQLQGELPRLRVGSAQHDCELWTILYVVEDGLPAVCEGQDETTTALHGFTHFPALYEPLTSDFKYGDEVLLLESEQALENADNYAMYVTAVYLNCNLAA from the exons ATGTCTTACTCCTCTAACGAACCTACCATCGAAATCGATGCCAAAGAAGCAAAGACC GCCATCGTGGACACAGTCCTAGCCAACACCGTCAAACTAGCCGGCGCAGCCGCTGATACAACCAACTCTGGAGAGGCAGCTCAATCCATCTACTACTTCAAGATTACCGCCCCCGAAGCCCACGAGAGTATTCGCTCATCTCCGCGGCGTAGCCAGAGAAGCTGGTTCTACCAGCGACAACATCAACTACTACTGCACCGACCCGTGGCGAGAGAAGAACAACTGCAAGGAGAACTTCCTCGCCTACGCGTGGGTTCAGCACAGCATGATTGCGAACTGTGGACTATACTATACGTTGTtgaagacggtttgcctgcGGTTTGCGAAGGACAGGATGAGACGACGACGGCGCTGCATGGGTTTACGCATTTTCCTGCGCTTTATGAGCCGCTTACGAGTGATTTTAAGTATGGGGATGAGGTGTTGTTGCTGGAAAGTGAGCAGGCGTTGGAGAATGCTGATAATTATGCTATGTATGTGACTG CTGTTTACCTTAACTGCAACTTGGCTGCTTGA